One part of the Halobacteria archaeon AArc-dxtr1 genome encodes these proteins:
- a CDS encoding universal stress protein has translation MYEEILVATDGSDVSDLAVEHGLTLADRLGAGVHALSVIPKGPHGAMKRDEMRADPETEAREAVTAVEAAAAELDVPVTGETREGVPQEAIIRYAEEAGVDAIVVGTVGRTGIDHVLLGSVAEEVIRDSPVPVLTVGADVADRRTSDR, from the coding sequence ATGTACGAGGAAATCCTCGTCGCGACCGACGGAAGCGACGTGTCAGACCTCGCGGTCGAGCACGGACTCACACTCGCCGATCGGCTGGGGGCCGGTGTTCACGCACTCTCGGTGATCCCGAAGGGGCCACACGGTGCGATGAAGCGAGATGAGATGCGAGCTGATCCGGAGACAGAGGCCCGCGAGGCCGTCACGGCGGTCGAAGCCGCCGCCGCCGAGCTAGACGTTCCGGTAACCGGCGAGACGAGGGAGGGCGTCCCACAGGAGGCGATCATCCGATACGCCGAGGAGGCTGGTGTCGACGCGATCGTCGTGGGCACGGTGGGTCGGACCGGCATCGATCACGTCCTTCTCGGGAGCGTTGCCGAGGAGGTGATCCGCGACTCCCCGGTCCCGGTCCTCACGGTCGGCGCCGACGTTGCTGATCGGCGGACTTCCGACCGATGA
- a CDS encoding helix-turn-helix domain-containing protein — MTTVVELELPAAHLGLERTFDRVPSFEFQLTGSIGDSPPLVYASGPDRGAIESAISADDSVDLLASLDDASDDRWLFRLEFGRQLKVFQRIVAEHEGIILDARGQDARWSVELLFHDRAAVSNCHALIGEYDFQAEVTRVSAVNGHLSEHTPLTKIQYETILKAHELGYFDVPRQVTLEELAAELDVSHQALSERIRRSHAALISAELSNRLTPMGANT; from the coding sequence ATGACCACCGTCGTCGAACTCGAACTCCCGGCGGCACACCTCGGGCTCGAGCGCACGTTCGATCGCGTACCGTCCTTCGAGTTCCAGCTCACCGGATCGATCGGCGATTCCCCGCCGCTCGTGTACGCGTCGGGCCCGGATCGAGGTGCAATCGAGTCCGCGATCTCTGCAGACGATTCGGTCGATTTGCTCGCGAGCCTCGACGACGCTAGTGACGATCGGTGGCTGTTTCGCCTTGAGTTCGGCCGTCAGCTGAAGGTGTTTCAGCGGATCGTCGCGGAGCACGAGGGGATTATTCTGGATGCTCGGGGGCAGGACGCACGCTGGTCGGTCGAGTTGCTCTTTCACGACCGGGCAGCGGTCTCGAACTGTCACGCTCTCATCGGCGAGTACGACTTCCAGGCCGAAGTAACTCGGGTGAGCGCGGTGAACGGACACCTCTCGGAACATACGCCGCTGACCAAGATACAGTACGAGACGATCCTGAAAGCTCACGAGCTCGGCTACTTCGACGTTCCGCGACAGGTGACCTTAGAGGAGCTCGCCGCAGAGCTCGACGTCTCCCACCAGGCCCTCTCCGAGCGCATCCGGCGAAGCCACGCTGCGCTGATCAGCGCCGAACTGTCGAATCGGCTGACGCCGATGGGGGCTAACACCTAG